In Cytophagia bacterium CHB2, one DNA window encodes the following:
- a CDS encoding TfoX/Sxy family protein, producing the protein MAYNDKLASRIRKRLAHRKDIVEKKMFGGLAFMLNGNMCCGIVKDTLMVRVPPGQYEMMLKEPHARPMDFTGRPLRGFVYVDPKGLRTDGALEKWLKRAIAFASSLPAK; encoded by the coding sequence ATGGCTTATAATGACAAACTCGCCAGCCGCATTCGCAAGCGGCTGGCGCATCGCAAAGACATTGTTGAAAAGAAAATGTTCGGCGGGCTTGCCTTCATGCTGAACGGCAACATGTGCTGCGGGATCGTCAAAGATACTTTGATGGTTCGTGTCCCTCCCGGGCAATATGAAATGATGCTCAAAGAGCCGCATGCCCGGCCCATGGATTTCACCGGGCGCCCGTTGCGAGGCTTTGTCTACGTCGATCCGAAAGGCTTGCGCACGGACGGAGCTTTAGAAAAATGGCTGAAACGGGCTATTGCTTTTGCCTCTTCACTGCCGGCGAAGTAA